Proteins from a single region of Pseudomonas sp. BSw22131:
- a CDS encoding DUF7738 domain-containing protein has translation MELHTTKLRNINWRKKSGAVMRRAIVFLCFVFISAIVSQTASANGLLGDITWEKTKQELKRFDDWSLGIRRIPKGAKPEIIVNDGEITFNGEVLRFGDDINVWKKTIGGIPREMPSHRLYIWDEVGIKVGVGWGGSTKVVFINVIFHCKERGSSPVCPENGGPGNENEPKNFFVGYLEYEGGPIDSMSTVLEANRLIEGGANFGRGCGLGLCSVSHGPHRNILSGADTDGRSLESTIYGISFDDFGVKAEKKPRDKIPPCVERDTALGFDGLTKKTAEQAVGVVSNWISNFLCLPDTRQAQP, from the coding sequence ATGGAATTACATACAACAAAATTACGAAACATTAACTGGCGAAAAAAGTCAGGCGCGGTTATGAGGCGCGCTATTGTTTTTTTATGCTTCGTTTTCATATCAGCAATAGTTTCACAAACCGCCAGCGCGAATGGTTTGCTGGGTGACATCACTTGGGAAAAAACCAAGCAGGAACTTAAGCGGTTCGATGACTGGTCACTGGGTATCCGCCGCATTCCGAAGGGAGCAAAGCCAGAGATTATCGTTAATGATGGAGAAATTACGTTCAATGGTGAAGTGTTAAGGTTCGGGGATGATATTAACGTCTGGAAAAAAACAATTGGTGGTATTCCTAGGGAGATGCCGAGCCACAGGCTTTATATTTGGGATGAGGTAGGGATCAAGGTGGGAGTTGGATGGGGCGGGAGCACAAAAGTTGTATTTATTAATGTAATTTTTCACTGCAAGGAGCGAGGCAGTTCACCTGTCTGTCCAGAAAATGGCGGCCCTGGAAATGAAAATGAACCTAAAAATTTCTTTGTCGGCTATCTCGAGTATGAAGGAGGCCCAATTGACAGCATGTCTACAGTGCTGGAGGCTAATCGGCTGATCGAGGGGGGCGCAAACTTCGGCAGAGGCTGCGGGCTTGGTTTATGCTCAGTGTCGCATGGTCCTCATCGAAATATTTTAAGCGGAGCTGATACGGATGGAAGGAGCTTGGAAAGTACCATTTATGGAATTTCTTTTGACGATTTTGGCGTTAAGGCGGAGAAGAAGCCTAGAGATAAAATACCTCCATGCGTAGAGCGAGATACCGCCCTTGGTTTTGATGGGCTCACAAAAAAAACTGCCGAACAAGCAGTTGGCGTTGTTAGCAACTGGATTTCAAATTTTTTATGTTTGCCCGATAC